Genomic window (Mya arenaria isolate MELC-2E11 chromosome 16, ASM2691426v1):
AAATGTTCGCAATATTTGGATTCAAGGtcataatctttttttatttgtatttcctgaTACTTTTCCAAAGTTGTTTCTCtgtaatttgaagtatttactttcatgtaaaataggtgacaatcatgaaaactgggtttgaattttcaacccctatgtcacacttttgcctcattattttgaaaaccacccatatatgtatataaatgtaactgtgttcggtatactaaaatagatattgcatggcttccagtgtgacagtacatattgtcaacattcgggtaaatactgtAACCCAAGGCGAAGCAAAGGGTtacagtatttccctcatgttgacaatatgtactgtcacactggaagccatgcaatatttatataatgtcatatCCCTGGCACATTTTATCTTTCTTTAAAGGATCTCCAATACAaacttctttaaaatattgatccAATGACTCCTAGCCCCTAAAAAATCATggtcatgtttttaaatttggtgATTGACAGACATTAGTATCATTATTATGAAATGACAGAACATCCATTAAGGATGATGGGAGACTCACTGGGTAAGCCATCCATTTTAGTGGCTAGAAACAAGAATCCTTACTGACCCAACAACAAtgctttgaaaaacaaatgtatactATTTACTCACCACGATCAGACTAATTGGAACAATTTTAGGTATCTTGAACTTTGTATTCCTTTTGCACtcctttttgtttttggtgGGTTTTTTTCCCTGACTTCCTTCAATGTTTAAACGGATTTCACTCTTCTTTTCCTCTGACTTTTTGCtctcttctttttttctgtGTTGTTGCAAGTCACGATAATCAGAAATGGTATTACACCCAGTTTTGGCTTCTTCTTCACCATATCTTAAGACTTCATCATCTTTAGAAAGAGAAGGCAACGCTCTTCCAAATCTTTTGTGAAGCTGACTGACCTGAAAGAAAACGAAATTAccttcaaaatcaaaacataattataatcattgttttaaagcaTGAACATAATAGCCCATATTATCGTAAAGTATGCTTCACACAAGTATACCTTGTTTCaggtttaatatattataaaaatcacTCTGTATAACACATGAGTATTATTACAGTTTCAAACTGAAtaatttaattggaaataacACAAATGTCTCACTGGGGGTGAtgtcacaatttaaaataaatccaatTTCATTAAAGGTATAAAGTGTTTATGTCGTGATTTTTACTGGATATCATCTCAGTATTAATTCGACTTAAAGAGTAAAAATTATCGGATAACTACATtgtagaaatgtgtccataggacatgCCACATTTGTCACAATAGcaaggggccattattttatccattttccataaatgtgcATCAAAAATTATGAGTTCCAAAACTTCATAATATCAAATATCTTCTTGTAAGATCTGACAAATGTATGACTTATCATTTTGAAGTCCAATTTTTGCTAATTCAAGGGTCAACATTCTAATTGTAGTACGCAGGGTTCGAAATTAGACTCGCATACTGGCAAAATGCAAgcaacatttgcaaattgcgaatgacttttattcaagctcgcaaaattctgcgagtggctttttatagaccacaaaatgttaaaaggaaggTAGAATAAACCTGAACTTAACTCCGCTATTTAGTCGAGTGTAAATAGCCTATaaatggcatgtttacactaccagtataaagaagacagtacagagtcacgctctagtaagtttccaaaaatagaacaaatacgaaaaagccgagttttatctcaaatctttccgggatgctccgaggcgtgcataaaaaagtgaatacaaatgacttaatcacctagctcaatcattggctaaatttagcgctatCGCGCACTAgatgtaaaccccatcaacctttgaatatatttccgcccaactgtcaaagtgaatagacttcgccgattgatatatttcatggtcgaaagcatccacgctacatttactgttgcttttacttattttttatatatataatgttaatgaTTACTTACAGACTTAAtaaaatctgtagcgtgcttgctGAATGGGTATTACctgatggcgagggtaaatatacaaagttaacaatgtcaaattattggacagctttgttatcaataaGCGGCCAGCATCTGACGAGTATTTCCGTACCCCCCCTAAAAaaaataagccatcaacaagttctagtagtcgagtcactcaaaattgattctttttcatatttataatatgtcttAAGTGTAattttctactttaattagaaaatattataagggaataatgcaaataataaaattgcaagttgatttttacattttgcgAGTTTcctcaaaaagcactcgcaaaaatttgcaagtgctcctcaaagttaaaccCTGGTACATGCAGCAGGAAACAACTTCATCCAATGAATGACATCCCCCAAGGTTATACATGACTTTATATATTTGGTAActctaaatgaaataatttgtagTTTTCAGAGACACAAGACCAAAAATGCCAATTTTTCCTTATAAATTCAAGGACTGTTACTTTGGATATATACTATGTGCAGTGGCAAACAAAACTTATGCAGTCTTTGCCTTATTTCTTTTCAGCACTTGTCCTTTCCAGCAAGTAATTGAAGAAAACAACATgcccaaaaacagttttacttgccCAAAATAACCAATTAATGCGTAAATGTACGAAAccaaattttcaatattataataagGTTCAATCAGgtttgtaaattgttgttgaagaaattatgaaaacagaGGGATCTAAATTTCGGATAAATGTACTTGCCCGTTTGGGCAACCACCTTGGAATTTGACATGCCCGAAACAGTATTTACTTGTCCCGGGCTTCAGGCATTCCAGTTATAGTTATGATGAAGACTGCTTGTGCACAAAGGTCAAATAAGTCTGGAGTTTTAATCAACACCAGTCCAGAAATGCCAATTTTTGCttattcaagggccataactctgcgTTTAAAAACTGCAGCAGAAAAAAACGATGCATAGCTTCATCACCACAACAACATTTTCCTAATCTTTCATGGCTCTTGGTCAAATAGTTTTCAGCGAAACAAGTCCAgccaaataaagaaaaacacttggcaaaaaatcacaaaaatgttTTCCTCTTTGGGTTTTGCCATAGAACATCAGATTAGGTTTCTAACAAGTGGCAAAACCTGAGAGGAATGGACAGAGAAGAAGTTACAAGgcgaaaatattccttttattctactgtgaaatcatttatattcgttggcatgaaatatCGTGGTTTTCCGAAATTTTACattttcgtgggtacttgaatttgtggtttttcatttctgaaaaaaaaatctgaaactGCGATCGTCCTAAATCGTCTGCATCATCTCATGCGCTGGGCACATGATTTCCCTCTTCTATGTCATACGGTTTACGACACTCACAATAGTGGTACAatatgccaattagtgcatataccctaTCAAATTAATCGACTTAatggaaattaaggtcataaaagaagatgcaccCTGATCAGCGAAGCCACTGAataccaattaagaattttgcaaactgtgaaaacaccgagaaggtgcgtatatttgagtaaacaatcaATGTCAtcgattaaatatttctttaaagaataaaaaaatcgagtaccaACATTCAACAcacacatcttgtaaacctggagattttcataaacagtggtcgaaattagcacaagcccgcaagccctgcactggtaaaatgtcttccgggcttgctcaaattctgaattttatatagcagggcttgttcaaaaatatgactccatgcaatagtataagaattcgggctagttcatccaaaagtctaatttcaatgactgcatAAATAGCACACATTACAGCATCTGTTTCTGCCATTTCACGccacccacgaaaaccacgaacattaatgtcccacaaacattaatgatttcacagtattatAATTGCAAAACTATGAATAATACCAAATTTcatcttcaaaaaataaaaaaacggaAGATGTTGACTAATCTATTTTGTCAGAGCTAAGACTAAGCTAACCACTTAGATGGCACACTGCATGATAGATGGTTCACTATGTCTGACCAAGTGGTTCACTAAATCCTGGTTCACTAATGGGAAGTGGTTCACTTAGTACTACTTTCGGGTTTTTCTTATAGTAgttacaataatgagcgatcagcgatacttttttattataagaCTGGGCGAAATAATAAATAGCAATATTTTGCATCGATGGTGAATAATAaggacaaaattgttcaatatgtaaccgacagtgatctaaactggattgaatttgtcattagagtcgttattttcacataaatatattctctGTCACTAATaccattatatacatgtacacaacctgtcagaatTGTCCAACATTTACAGATTTCGTGATAAACAATTGACACATgtaaaaaagtgtaaaaagtGTGACATCACCTTAAGTTCTAATAATATGGAACTGACtaattttaaaaactttataattatgttatcgatgacaaatcaataataataaaacaaaagaatcGTTGACGGCCATTATTTAGGTAGACTATTCCTTATTTggaataaattacaaaattccatACCTTTTCCTTACATGTCTGTCCCTCCTGTGATGGCATGGAAACTACCATTTCAATGCAGAGGCACCTTTCAGGCTGGCAAGGCCCTTCCCACTTTCTCGCCTCTGCAGCTTTTCACTGTAAATTTTATTATTCCGTTTACAATTATTTCACATACAGTATagtatcaaacatttttattggtTAAAATTTGTGTGCTGTGAAACTcttccaaaaaacaacaacacagtggAAACACTGATAAATAAACGTCGAAcctaaaactatttattttcgGATTACaccacagttacttggtatttggactgcattttaGACCAATCGAGCTATCTCGAGCCATTGGTCCCTAGGatgatctcttggactgagaatcagaaacaagagggccaagatggccctatatcgctcacctcagtaaaactttgtgctatagacttgttgataattaaaggaCAATAAAagggatttggcttctctgatgtttgaaattgtcacctcgagagtgttaaaaaggtttttccatatttgggctctgtgacctagtttttgaccccagatgacccatattcaaacttgagctagaaatcatgaaacaacctttctgccaaatttccaggatatttgggctgaaaatgtttccTCTAGATAgggtgttaacaaggtttttccatatttggactCTGCAGGTCTTTTTcagcccattttgggaaaaagaccgtagacattttgggaaattatttaatattagtttattttccctttaaaagaccccaaaaatatcaatccttgggagtgtttatatatatctattgcaataaatcaagacagataatatttcatactgatctctgaatgtgataaaaatcaatgatttccgagttcaattatcaaaataactttacatcacataatttattaggatacAAAtaaaccagtacaggtaaaagacttactaaaaaagaaaaaaaaaagaaaaattgggatttttttctgaagattgggaaaaatatcttatattttgctatgggaatgggtctgatagtcggacccgtgggtactaaaGAAAAAGTCctgctctgtgacctagtttttgaccccagatgatcCATATTCGatcttgagctagaaatcattataacaacctttctgacaaatttccaggatattggggctgaaaatgttacctctagagtgttaacaaggtttttccatatttgggcgctgtgacctagtttttgaccccagatgacccatatgagttattactgggacaaacatcctgaccaagtttcgtgacaattgagtCAAAAATGTGACCCccagagtgttaacaaactaagtgtggacggacgacagacgacaGACAATCATCGATCCTAAAAGCTCACTCTCAGCCTATGGCTAAgcctaaggtgagctaaaaatgtgtttagtactctatgatacacataataaacaaataatctgCTTTAagtcgtatatttttacatattaaatatttttaaatttcttaccatctttatcattcacaagttatgtAGGATAGTAGATTTCGGATTGAGACATGTATTGAAACGAGCTCAGATCTACaagattttttgaataaaacaactgTCGCATCATGTTCAGAAGGAAGTTATCTCAAAGGTGCAATCACTCAACAGGgttttttttggcaatttttaTAGCCGGTATTCGGCCGTGTTCCCAATGGCAAAAAGTAtcttttttcccaatttccgaATAAAAATTCCCAATCTGGAGTTCCAAAATgacgaaagaaaaaaagagaaaattgacgatgaaaatataaacaacatagtTATTTCCCCTACATGCAAGCGTCTATTCACAGAGACATACAATGATCAGTGGTGAAAggtggattttcattggttgaactTTACTTTCCATCCAATCAGAGAGCATGTATCAAATTAAGAGTTCTTTACATTGTGTTAAAATCATgtgttattgtaaacaaaaggATTAATGATTTTAAGTTGACAGCAGACAATGtgaatgtccgtcggacagtcggacatgtccggtatattttcattttgaccgacgaaacttttgttttggtcggtcacaatgtccggtgaaaaattacagtcagcaccgtttaattttcgggaaatttactttcagtttctaaataaatcagagttatttttaactattttatcatgattattcagcgtgttaatccgtgtatcactatttgtaaaccccgttttGACATGTTTCCGTACAAGCCGATAATACgcgtaaggttccgatttcagctcgtactcttatacttttattttacggaaatgttcggaaaaATTCCGAGTTTTTTtgcctgagtttgacttgtagtacaatccgttacattttataaccgtactgtatctttaatttaaaaatgaattaaaagagtaagatctagctgttccatgggtagacgaaccagatatgaggtttttttgggaggcaagggaagaaaaaaaaatatgacataagatccgaatattgatttttttacatgatgtttagctttttttgtaatttattatagtactgtaggacaaatctaaccaaaaagatctaaacctgttataatggggaattacaaaacttatttaaaaaagaggcttaaaaatcaaggtttagactgatgtaactgaatactgtttgtaacattgcgacaggtaaaaatttggtgcgacaggtaaactttcagtgtttacctgtcgcaatgtcctgtgaagaagaaaaagttgtCGCGTTGTCTGTGACAGTAGATTATTCGGTGCAGAAGGGGATTAAAAttactaatagacaatgctgttctttgtcatGCCTCACAtacatgaccttgaccttcattGCCAATATCGGAAAACAACAGAACTGAGAAgtaaaactgaaagtagacaactCGGTGAAATTAACaagtctttatttatttataatgatggtgtatttaatttttgatgAATGACAAAAGGAAACAAgttgatgaaattttacaaaaaatattcatttgctttttatcaatTGCATAAAAAGTCTGACTATTTTTAATAGatagcagattttgtatccaatttcaGCCCATCAAATTATCttctattaaaaataattttctatgAAGTACTTTTATTATATGACAGTGTCTGatagaaatattaataaaggGGGAAAACAATTTGACTATTTCAAAGAGTTAAAACAAGTGCTTAAACAATGTAAGGTGATTACAtctacagtacactcaacgagttagacccactttcctcgctcactccgagggataaagtGGATGATAGcgggtttcctccgagggtaaaactgttgcccttgCTAAAATCCCCCCCAagttcctccgagtggctggcttaccgctgagtttaatatgaacaatagcgttgagaatcgtccgattttatgatTCCGCGGTGGAACTCccgagtctaatcagataagcaagaaatcatttttgtttagaagttatttatttttatgcttatgcacattgttaagcgtaaaagattcttacatgtatcagcgtttaatttgtatttatgtccgtaaacgccaattgaatattgtcttggagtataaacattgaatcattaaagtatatccaccaagttattgcatcataaagcagccgactttttacacgattctgaaccatgacctctgacgtcaagcgcgtgatcaatacaatgtagaatatactatttattattggtggttaaaaatagct
Coding sequences:
- the LOC128221402 gene encoding uncharacterized protein LOC128221402 gives rise to the protein MVVSMPSQEGQTCKEKVSQLHKRFGRALPSLSKDDEVLRYGEEEAKTGCNTISDYRDLQQHRKKEESKKSEEKKSEIRLNIEGSQGKKPTKNKKECKRNTKFKIPKIVPISLIVFGLICQAGTAPVHGHKVKS